The following nucleotide sequence is from Candidatus Poribacteria bacterium.
CAAAAGTGCATCAATCACGATCGCAACACCGACACGATTATCAAACGCTTTAGCAGTGAGCAGTTTGTCATTTTTCAATCGCATAAAGGGACCATAAGGCGCGATCGGACACCCCGTGACCACACCATATTCTTCTATTGCTTGTTCCTCGCTCTCGGCACCGATGTCAATAAAGAGGTCCTTTATGTCTAAGACCTTATCACGTGACCCTGAAAGCAGATGCGGTGGTGTGGAGCCGATAACACCCGGCACTTTCCCCAACTTCGTTGTGATATTGACGCGTTGTGCTAAAAGTGTATGCGCCCACCAGCCGCCGAGCGGCAGAAACTTGACGAACCCTTTATCTGTAACATTTTGTACAACAAAACCGATTTCGTCTCAATGTGAATCGAGCACAATGCGTGGGTGTTCAGCACTTCCTGCGCGCGTGCAGAAGATACTCCCCAATTTGTCCGTCCCAATTGGACCAACACCAGAGGCTCTCTCGCGAAAAACATCCCGCACTTCTCCTTCGTAACCCGGGATCCCGTCTGCTTGTGTTAATGATTCAAGTAACTCAATTGAAGTTTCGTTCATTATTGTGTTCCTTTGGTAATTGTGCTATAATTTAAGAAACATTATAGCATGCTTGATATTTTATTCCAACTTTTAAGTAGTAGCGTTGACTGTAGGAACACCTTCAAACGGAAACTCCTTGCGTAAAGTAAGAGGAACCTAATCCACGGTATCAAAACCCAAACCGAATAATGCCAAACCCCTAAATTCAGTCCTTTTCAATTTTTTAATTTGTCCTTATCCTACTTGATATGCTATACTGAATTTAATAGTTAACGTGAGTTAGAAAAAAAGTATTAGAAGTCAGGGCGGACGCAAATTGTGCGAAAAAGGGCAGATTTTAGGAATTTAACCCCCTAAATCCCCCTTATCAGGGGGACTTTAAGAGGAAATGCGTCTCCTTAAGTATTTATCAAACTCAGGTTAGTTACGGTTGTCTAATACATAGCCAAATGACCAAGACGCTGAACACATCATCGCTTGTTTGAATCTATACGCAAGGAGGGAACCCTGTGGCACAAACCAACTCGCAAGGTCCTAAACACAGCACTGATAAGGAAGTTTTCTTACTAACAATTATTCAAGAGAACTCGCAATTGCCGGAAAAAGAACAGCAGCGGTATCAGCAACTATGGCGCAAGTGCGAAGATGAAACTCTAAGTGAAGATGAACTGATAGAATATCAGGCATTGTTGAGCCAATTAGAAGCCCAGAACCTGAAGCGCATTAAAGCACTCACCGCCCTAGCTAAAAGCAGGGGAAAAACCTTAGGTGAGATTACTGCCGAACTGGGATTAAAAGAGGGAAGTAATGCCTTCTGAATCCGTCCCTGCTGCTTTACGTCGCCGTGTCCGAGAGCGGGCGAACGGGCTTTGCGAGTACTGCCGATCTTCTGATAATGTCAGTAATGCTTCCTTCCATTGTGATCACATCCTCCCACGAAATGCTGGCGGAAAAACCGAATTAGCCAATTTGGCATGGGCGTGCCCATGGTGCAACACACATAAACACACTAAAATATATGCCCCCGATCCACAAACAGGTCAACGGAGTCCACTCTTTAACCCGCGGACTAAACGATGGAAACGGCGCTTTATGTGGAGTGAAAATCTCCTTTATATTATCGGACGCACGCGGACAGGTAGAGCCACAGTTGATGCTTTAAATATGAATCGTATTGAACATGTTAACCGGAGAAAGTTGTTAATGTTCGCGGGAGAACATCCACTCATATAAGACATTTGAAGAAAAATAATATTATCATACTCCTATGGAGAA
It contains:
- a CDS encoding HNH endonuclease signature motif containing protein, producing the protein MPSESVPAALRRRVRERANGLCEYCRSSDNVSNASFHCDHILPRNAGGKTELANLAWACPWCNTHKHTKIYAPDPQTGQRSPLFNPRTKRWKRRFMWSENLLYIIGRTRTGRATVDALNMNRIEHVNRRKLLMFAGEHPLI